A stretch of Streptomyces vietnamensis DNA encodes these proteins:
- a CDS encoding Lrp/AsnC family transcriptional regulator, with product MAVDELDTRILRLLIEQPRTSVREYARILGVARGTVQARIDRMERDGVITATGPVLSPAALGHPVLAFVHVEVTQGHLDEVGDALARVPEIVEAFSITGGGDLLTRVVARDAGHLEDVIQRLIQLPGVVRTRTEIALRERVAHRLLPLVEAVGRRSGTP from the coding sequence ATGGCGGTGGACGAGCTCGACACGCGGATCCTGCGGCTGCTGATCGAGCAGCCGAGGACCAGCGTGCGCGAGTACGCGCGGATCCTGGGGGTGGCGCGGGGCACCGTGCAGGCGAGGATCGACCGGATGGAGCGCGACGGGGTGATCACGGCGACCGGGCCGGTCCTCTCCCCCGCCGCCCTCGGGCACCCGGTGCTCGCCTTCGTGCACGTCGAGGTGACCCAGGGGCATCTGGACGAGGTCGGGGACGCGCTCGCGCGCGTGCCGGAGATCGTGGAGGCCTTCTCCATCACCGGCGGCGGCGACCTCCTGACCCGGGTGGTGGCCCGCGACGCCGGGCACCTGGAGGACGTCATCCAGCGGCTGATCCAGCTGCCCGGCGTGGTCCGCACCCGGACCGAGATCGCGCTGCGCGAGCGGGTCGCGCACCGGCTGCTGCCGCTGGTCGAGGCGGTCGGCCGCCGCTCGGGGACGCCCTAG
- a CDS encoding Tm-1-like ATP-binding domain-containing protein, whose amino-acid sequence MATVVLVGTLDTKGEEYAWLRERLREYGSDVLLVDTGIMPPPAQGPVPDVPADVVARAAGHDLARLRAAGDRGAAVTAMAQGLSRIVVDLYRKGRLHAVLAAAGSGGSAIAAQAMRALPIGVPKVLVSTMAGGDVSPYVDSSDLTLMYSVVDISGLNSVSCQVLGNAAAAAAGMARRHERNHDEPAGRGRPVVAATMFGVTTPAVDTARARLAELGYEVLVFHATGAGGRAVEKLARDGMLDGVLDLTTTELADDLVGGVLGAGPSRLTAAGAVGIPQVVAPGALDMVNFGPAATVPERFAERRLLIHNATVTLMRTTAGEMAELGTGIGRKLRTARGPAEVFWPLRGVSAVDVAGGPFEDPEADRAGLDALRAAVRGGEVRVHELDAHVNDPSFAVAMADRLHRLITENARAATRRDTEERPS is encoded by the coding sequence ATGGCGACCGTCGTGCTGGTCGGCACACTGGACACCAAGGGGGAGGAGTACGCCTGGCTGCGCGAGCGGCTCAGGGAGTACGGCAGCGACGTCCTCCTCGTCGACACCGGCATCATGCCGCCGCCCGCCCAGGGACCCGTGCCCGACGTGCCCGCCGACGTCGTCGCGCGGGCCGCGGGACACGACCTGGCGCGGCTCCGGGCCGCCGGGGACCGTGGGGCGGCCGTCACCGCGATGGCGCAGGGCCTCAGCCGGATCGTCGTCGACCTCTACCGCAAGGGAAGGCTGCACGCCGTGCTCGCCGCCGCCGGCAGCGGCGGCTCCGCGATCGCCGCCCAGGCCATGCGGGCCCTGCCCATCGGCGTCCCGAAGGTCCTCGTCAGCACCATGGCCGGCGGTGACGTCTCCCCGTACGTCGACAGCAGCGACCTCACCCTGATGTACAGCGTCGTCGACATCTCCGGGCTCAACTCCGTGTCCTGCCAGGTCCTCGGCAACGCCGCAGCGGCCGCCGCCGGCATGGCCCGCCGCCACGAGCGCAACCACGACGAGCCCGCAGGCCGGGGACGGCCGGTCGTCGCGGCCACCATGTTCGGCGTGACCACCCCGGCCGTCGACACGGCCCGCGCCCGGCTCGCCGAACTCGGCTACGAGGTCCTCGTCTTCCACGCCACCGGCGCCGGCGGCCGGGCCGTCGAGAAGCTCGCCAGGGACGGCATGCTCGACGGCGTCCTCGACCTCACCACCACCGAACTCGCCGACGACCTCGTCGGCGGCGTGCTCGGCGCGGGCCCGTCCCGGCTCACCGCCGCCGGGGCCGTCGGCATCCCGCAGGTCGTCGCCCCCGGAGCGCTCGACATGGTCAACTTCGGGCCGGCCGCGACCGTCCCCGAGCGGTTCGCCGAACGCCGGCTGCTCATCCACAACGCGACCGTCACCCTGATGCGCACCACCGCGGGCGAGATGGCCGAACTCGGCACCGGGATCGGCCGCAAGCTCCGCACCGCGCGCGGCCCCGCCGAGGTCTTCTGGCCGCTGCGCGGCGTCTCCGCCGTGGACGTGGCCGGCGGGCCCTTCGAGGACCCGGAGGCGGACCGCGCCGGGCTCGACGCGCTGCGCGCCGCCGTCCGGGGCGGCGAGGTCCGGGTCCACGAACTCGACGCCCACGTCAACGACCCCTCCTTCGCGGTCGCCATGGCCGACCGCCTCCACCGGCTGATCACCGAGAACGCCCGCGCCGCCACCCGCCGAGACACCGAGGAGCGACCATCGTGA
- a CDS encoding DinB family protein translates to MPLPERLVPLLDQFDFARQRLADRMAGPVMDSGNGTDVEVGPMTDAEYLWEPGPGCWSVRRHADGPGARATLLVGAGEWGRDTAPTPHPVPPPFTTIAWRLSHLSEMLALRADHTNGSRSLTRDDYRVAGDVATALAAFDTAADAWREALLSVDDKALDTVGHCTYPHGSDAENPFLEIVWWVNQELLHHGAEIALLRDLHRLRA, encoded by the coding sequence ATGCCCCTGCCCGAGCGGCTCGTCCCCCTCCTCGACCAGTTCGACTTCGCCCGACAGCGGCTCGCCGACCGGATGGCGGGACCGGTGATGGACAGCGGCAACGGCACGGACGTCGAGGTCGGTCCGATGACCGACGCGGAGTACCTCTGGGAGCCGGGGCCCGGCTGCTGGTCCGTCCGGCGGCACGCCGACGGCCCGGGGGCGCGCGCGACCCTCCTGGTCGGCGCCGGGGAGTGGGGCCGGGACACGGCGCCCACGCCGCACCCCGTGCCGCCGCCGTTCACGACGATCGCCTGGCGGCTGAGCCACCTCTCCGAGATGCTCGCGCTGCGCGCCGACCACACCAACGGCAGCCGCAGCCTGACCCGCGACGACTACCGGGTCGCCGGGGACGTCGCCACCGCCCTGGCCGCCTTCGACACCGCCGCCGACGCCTGGCGCGAGGCGCTGCTGTCCGTCGACGACAAGGCGCTCGACACGGTCGGCCACTGCACCTACCCGCACGGCAGCGACGCGGAGAACCCCTTCCTGGAGATCGTCTGGTGGGTGAACCAGGAGCTCCTGCACCACGGGGCGGAGATCGCCCTGCTCCGCGACCTCCACCGGCTCCGCGCGTAG
- a CDS encoding acyl-CoA dehydrogenase family protein, producing MSDLPTELVPFTPEQRGIVELTRAFARDEIRPRARAVDEADIRTPWDLWHKAAKVGITGFMLPEEYGGGGFTDVFTQCLVQEELCVGDLGIGNLLCSNGFFADPLLELGTEEQKRTWLTPLTGPDSPMAALATTEPGAGSDAASIVTTATRTDGGYLLNGQKAWISNAGEAEQYVVFAKTDPTQRSRGVTAFLLRKDTPGVTFGEPMRKMGQRAIVCREIFLADAFVPEEDRLGEEGQGFRGLMRTFDVSRVVLGAAATGVARAAYEYARDYARTRQQFGKPIIEHQAVAFRLADMRTRIEQSRLMTWRAAKRLDAGLSATTEAAMAKLTASETAAYCTWAAVQTLGGWGYSREYPVEQWMRDAKLEEIEEGTSDIMRLVIARGL from the coding sequence ATGTCCGACCTCCCCACCGAGCTGGTTCCGTTCACCCCCGAGCAGCGTGGCATCGTCGAACTCACCCGGGCCTTCGCCCGCGACGAGATCCGCCCGCGGGCGCGCGCCGTGGACGAGGCCGACATCCGGACGCCGTGGGACCTGTGGCACAAGGCCGCCAAGGTCGGCATCACCGGCTTCATGCTTCCCGAGGAGTACGGGGGCGGCGGCTTCACCGACGTCTTCACCCAGTGCCTCGTGCAGGAGGAGCTGTGCGTCGGCGACCTCGGCATCGGAAACCTGCTCTGCTCCAACGGCTTCTTCGCCGACCCGCTGCTCGAACTCGGCACCGAGGAGCAGAAGCGGACCTGGCTCACCCCGCTGACCGGCCCGGACAGCCCGATGGCCGCCCTCGCCACCACGGAACCCGGCGCCGGCTCCGACGCCGCGTCCATCGTGACGACGGCCACCCGCACCGACGGCGGCTACCTGTTGAACGGCCAGAAGGCCTGGATCTCCAACGCGGGCGAGGCCGAGCAGTACGTCGTCTTCGCCAAGACCGACCCCACGCAGCGCTCCCGGGGCGTGACCGCCTTCCTGCTGCGCAAGGACACCCCCGGCGTCACCTTCGGCGAGCCCATGCGCAAGATGGGCCAGCGCGCCATCGTCTGCCGGGAGATCTTCCTCGCCGACGCCTTCGTGCCCGAGGAGGACCGCCTCGGCGAGGAGGGGCAGGGCTTCCGGGGACTCATGCGGACCTTCGACGTCTCGCGGGTCGTGCTGGGCGCGGCGGCGACCGGCGTGGCGCGGGCCGCGTACGAGTACGCCCGCGACTACGCGCGCACCCGGCAGCAGTTCGGCAAGCCGATCATCGAGCACCAGGCGGTGGCGTTCCGGCTGGCCGACATGCGGACCCGGATCGAGCAGTCCCGCCTGATGACCTGGCGCGCGGCCAAGCGCCTGGACGCCGGCCTGTCCGCGACGACCGAGGCCGCCATGGCCAAGCTGACCGCCTCGGAGACGGCCGCGTACTGCACCTGGGCCGCCGTGCAGACCCTCGGCGGCTGGGGCTACTCGCGCGAGTACCCGGTGGAGCAGTGGATGCGGGACGCCAAGCTGGAGGAGATCGAGGAGGGCACCTCGGACATCATGCGGCTCGTGATCGCGCGGGGCCTGTGA
- a CDS encoding ABC transporter permease, which produces MKRLHGRTAGRGPRTPLVLAVPALLAVAFLLLPLVGVLVRTEWGSFGAHLTSPGTVEALRLSLLVSFWALGLSLLLGVPLAWLLARVPFRGKAIVRSLVLLPMVLPPTVGGVALLLAFGRRGVVGPWLESAFGLTLPFHTSGAVVAATFVAMPFLVISLEGALAGLRPRYEETAASLGASPVRVFFTVTLPMVAPGLLAGAALTWARALGEFGATITFAGNLPGTTQTLPLQVYLLLQEQPEAATSVSLLLLAIAMAVLVALRGRWTGTPSPGRPRAVSGAPADDPAVPTAEAQAAAVTDLPGAEEPEGGKWALHAEVTGFTRLALDAEPGTTIAVVGPNGAGKTTLLRALLGLTPRAHASLRLGDTDVTELPPHRRQVAWVPQDGALFPHLSALANTAYGLRARGVPRAEARREARAWLDRLAVGHLAHRRPAELSGGQAQRVALARALAARPRLLLLDEPLAALDQTTRAHVRHTLRRHLAGFGGVCLIVTHDPVEAVSLADRVLVLEDGRTLQDASPAEVSRHPRSPWVARMLGRNAWPGTASAEGLALDGGGTLITAEQPPAGTPALAIIAPEAVAVHRERPGGSPRNVWPGTVREITASGSRLRVLVTSDSAPSLVAEITPQAAAELGLADGVPVWTGVKATEVTVVPL; this is translated from the coding sequence ATGAAACGCCTTCACGGCCGGACCGCCGGGCGCGGACCGCGCACCCCGCTCGTCCTCGCCGTGCCCGCGCTGCTCGCCGTCGCGTTCCTGCTGCTCCCGCTCGTCGGGGTCCTGGTCCGCACCGAGTGGGGTTCGTTCGGCGCGCACCTGACGAGTCCCGGCACCGTCGAGGCCCTCAGGCTGTCCCTGCTCGTCTCCTTCTGGGCGCTCGGCCTGTCGCTGCTGCTCGGCGTGCCGCTCGCCTGGCTGCTCGCCCGGGTGCCGTTCCGCGGCAAGGCGATCGTCCGGTCGCTGGTCCTGCTGCCCATGGTGCTGCCGCCGACGGTCGGCGGCGTGGCCCTGCTGCTCGCGTTCGGGCGGCGCGGCGTCGTCGGCCCCTGGCTGGAGAGCGCCTTCGGTCTCACCCTGCCCTTCCACACCTCGGGCGCGGTGGTCGCCGCGACGTTCGTGGCCATGCCGTTCCTGGTCATCAGCCTGGAGGGGGCGCTGGCCGGGCTGCGCCCCCGGTACGAGGAGACGGCGGCCTCCCTGGGCGCCTCGCCGGTGCGGGTGTTCTTCACCGTCACGCTGCCGATGGTCGCCCCGGGGCTGCTCGCCGGGGCCGCGCTCACCTGGGCGCGGGCGCTGGGCGAGTTCGGGGCCACGATCACCTTCGCCGGGAACCTGCCCGGCACCACCCAGACCCTGCCGCTCCAGGTCTATCTGCTGCTCCAGGAGCAGCCGGAGGCGGCGACCTCCGTGTCGCTGCTGCTGCTCGCCATCGCGATGGCGGTCCTGGTCGCCCTGCGGGGCCGCTGGACGGGCACCCCGTCCCCGGGCCGCCCCCGAGCCGTGTCCGGGGCGCCGGCCGACGACCCCGCCGTTCCCACGGCCGAGGCGCAGGCCGCGGCGGTCACGGACCTCCCCGGAGCGGAGGAACCGGAGGGCGGGAAGTGGGCGCTGCACGCCGAGGTCACCGGCTTCACCCGCCTCGCCCTCGACGCCGAGCCGGGCACCACCATCGCCGTCGTCGGCCCCAACGGCGCCGGCAAGACCACCCTGCTCCGGGCCCTCCTCGGCCTCACCCCCCGCGCCCACGCCTCGCTCCGGCTCGGCGACACCGACGTCACGGAGCTGCCCCCGCACCGGCGCCAGGTCGCCTGGGTCCCGCAGGACGGCGCCCTCTTCCCCCATCTGTCGGCGCTCGCCAACACCGCGTACGGCCTCCGGGCGCGCGGGGTGCCGCGCGCCGAGGCCCGGCGCGAGGCGCGGGCCTGGCTCGACCGGCTCGCCGTCGGCCACCTCGCGCACCGCCGTCCGGCCGAGCTGTCCGGCGGCCAGGCCCAGCGCGTCGCCCTGGCCCGCGCGCTCGCCGCCCGCCCCCGGCTGCTGCTGCTCGACGAGCCGCTCGCGGCCCTCGACCAGACCACCCGCGCCCATGTCCGGCACACCCTGCGCCGTCACCTCGCCGGCTTCGGCGGCGTCTGCCTCATCGTCACCCACGACCCCGTCGAGGCCGTCTCCCTCGCCGACCGGGTGCTCGTCCTGGAGGACGGGCGCACCCTGCAGGACGCCTCTCCCGCCGAGGTCTCGCGGCACCCCCGCTCCCCCTGGGTGGCCCGGATGCTCGGCCGGAACGCCTGGCCCGGCACCGCCTCCGCCGAAGGACTCGCGCTGGACGGGGGCGGCACCCTGATCACCGCCGAGCAGCCGCCCGCCGGCACCCCGGCCCTGGCGATCATCGCGCCCGAGGCGGTGGCCGTGCACCGCGAGAGGCCCGGCGGCAGCCCCCGTAACGTCTGGCCCGGCACCGTACGGGAGATCACCGCGAGCGGCAGCCGGCTGCGCGTCCTCGTCACCTCGGACTCCGCGCCCTCGCTCGTCGCCGAGATCACCCCGCAGGCCGCCGCCGAACTGGGCCTCGCCGACGGGGTGCCGGTCTGGACGGGCGTCAAGGCGACCGAGGTGACCGTCGTACCGCTGTGA
- a CDS encoding TOBE domain-containing protein: MQSYTIGQAARLLGVSPDTARRWADAGRVATHRDENGRRLIDGRDLAAFSIEVGQGASGDEEESYTSARNAFPGIVTAVKLGDVAAQVEIQAGPHRLVSLLTREAVEELGLEVGMQAVARVKSTSVHIDRT, from the coding sequence ATGCAGTCCTACACCATCGGTCAGGCGGCACGCCTGCTCGGCGTCAGCCCCGACACGGCACGCCGCTGGGCCGACGCGGGCCGGGTCGCGACCCACCGCGACGAGAACGGCCGGCGCCTCATCGACGGCCGCGATCTGGCCGCCTTCTCCATCGAGGTCGGGCAGGGCGCCTCCGGGGACGAGGAGGAGTCGTACACCTCGGCCCGCAACGCGTTCCCCGGGATCGTGACCGCCGTCAAGCTCGGCGACGTCGCCGCCCAGGTCGAGATCCAGGCCGGGCCGCACCGGCTCGTCTCGCTGCTCACCCGCGAGGCGGTGGAGGAACTGGGCCTGGAGGTCGGCATGCAGGCCGTCGCCCGGGTGAAGTCGACCAGCGTGCACATCGACCGGACCTGA
- a CDS encoding SpoIIE family protein phosphatase, whose protein sequence is METHQSSSRVPQPPRAAVGDAGVLRELLPIALWREDAEGRIVEWSLAAQDLLGHRPEHVLGRLATPLLVPDANRELAEGLTGRVQAGETIMGTLPVRHRDGHTVAMEMWIVPATDPQGRPGAMLIAVETSEVLRMRENLAAMESLFTQSPIGLALLGPDLRFLRVNDALARMNGVSAARHVGHRLTEVVPDVNAAGLESLMREALESGTAVVDARRVGRTPADPDRDHIWSCSYAPLVDRTEPRPLGLIASLVDITESQEAHIEVERARHRFALLAEAGARIGTTLDLKQTAEETVRFLVPQLADSADVQMLESVLEPDDPAASTRGVLRRLAAQFPDPTAPTALLTPGQTFQIPLDSVYEQVVVHGRPTNLYTSDLPRLFTDPRTEALRTYLATRLGSARLVPLVARGQVLGAVTVTRLRTREPFDAQDCVLIDEVVARAALNIDNARLYTTQREAALTLQRSLTNNALPAVTGLELTGRYLPASSHDVGGDWFDVIALPGGRTGLVIGDVMGHGIHAAAVMGQLRTAVRTLARHDIAPARMLRSLDAVVADLGEDEMATCVYAVHDPATGGWTIARAGHLPPAVATPDGTITFLDGPPGTPLGTGAHDFGTEEVALPGGGLLVLYTDGLIEARDRDLDQGMRQLAEALQPLDRPLDTLCDEVLGRLLAGSAQDDVAMLLARTIR, encoded by the coding sequence TTGGAGACTCATCAGTCGTCGAGCAGGGTTCCGCAGCCGCCCCGGGCGGCCGTCGGGGACGCGGGCGTGCTCCGCGAGCTGCTGCCGATCGCCCTCTGGCGGGAGGACGCCGAGGGCCGCATCGTCGAATGGTCGCTCGCCGCGCAGGACCTCCTCGGCCACCGGCCCGAGCACGTCCTCGGGCGGCTCGCGACCCCGCTCCTCGTCCCCGACGCGAACCGTGAGCTCGCCGAGGGGCTCACCGGCCGCGTCCAGGCGGGCGAGACCATCATGGGCACGCTGCCCGTCCGCCACCGTGACGGCCACACGGTCGCCATGGAGATGTGGATCGTCCCGGCCACCGACCCGCAGGGACGCCCGGGGGCGATGCTCATCGCGGTGGAGACCTCCGAGGTCCTGCGGATGCGGGAGAACCTGGCGGCGATGGAGAGCCTCTTCACCCAGTCGCCCATAGGACTCGCCCTGCTCGGCCCCGACCTGCGCTTCCTGCGCGTCAACGACGCCCTCGCCCGGATGAACGGCGTCTCGGCCGCCCGGCACGTGGGCCACCGGCTCACCGAGGTCGTGCCCGACGTCAACGCCGCCGGGCTCGAATCGCTCATGCGCGAGGCCCTGGAGAGCGGTACGGCCGTGGTGGACGCCCGCCGGGTCGGCCGTACCCCCGCCGACCCCGACCGGGACCACATCTGGTCCTGCTCGTACGCCCCGCTCGTCGACCGCACCGAACCACGGCCGCTCGGGCTCATCGCCTCCCTCGTCGACATCACCGAGAGCCAGGAGGCACACATCGAGGTCGAGCGGGCCCGTCACCGCTTCGCGCTGCTCGCCGAGGCCGGCGCCCGGATCGGCACCACCCTGGACCTGAAGCAGACGGCGGAGGAGACCGTGCGCTTCCTCGTGCCCCAGCTCGCCGACTCGGCCGACGTACAGATGCTGGAGTCCGTCCTCGAACCCGACGACCCGGCCGCCTCCACCCGGGGAGTGCTGCGGCGGCTCGCCGCCCAGTTCCCCGACCCGACCGCGCCCACGGCGCTCCTCACCCCGGGCCAGACCTTCCAGATCCCCCTCGACTCCGTGTACGAGCAGGTGGTCGTCCACGGACGGCCGACGAACCTCTACACCTCCGACCTCCCGCGGCTCTTCACCGATCCGCGCACCGAGGCGCTCCGCACCTATCTCGCCACCCGTCTCGGCTCGGCGCGGCTCGTCCCCCTGGTGGCCAGGGGCCAGGTGCTCGGGGCGGTCACGGTGACCCGGCTGCGGACCCGCGAGCCCTTCGACGCGCAGGACTGCGTCCTCATCGACGAGGTCGTCGCCCGCGCCGCCCTCAACATCGACAACGCCCGGCTCTACACCACCCAGCGGGAGGCCGCCCTCACCCTGCAGCGCAGCCTCACCAACAACGCGCTCCCCGCCGTCACCGGCCTCGAGCTCACCGGCCGCTACCTCCCCGCGAGCTCCCACGACGTCGGCGGCGACTGGTTCGACGTCATCGCGCTGCCCGGCGGCCGGACGGGACTCGTCATCGGCGACGTCATGGGCCACGGCATCCACGCGGCGGCCGTCATGGGCCAACTGCGCACCGCCGTACGGACCCTGGCCCGCCACGACATCGCACCGGCGCGGATGCTCCGCTCCCTGGACGCCGTCGTGGCCGACCTCGGCGAGGACGAGATGGCGACCTGCGTCTACGCGGTCCACGACCCGGCCACCGGCGGCTGGACCATCGCCCGCGCCGGCCATCTGCCGCCCGCCGTCGCCACCCCGGACGGCACCATCACCTTCCTCGACGGACCGCCCGGCACACCGCTGGGCACCGGAGCCCACGACTTCGGCACGGAGGAGGTCGCCCTGCCCGGGGGCGGACTCCTCGTCCTCTACACGGACGGTCTCATCGAGGCCCGCGACCGGGACCTCGACCAGGGCATGCGGCAGCTCGCCGAGGCGCTGCAGCCCCTCGACCGGCCCCTGGACACGCTGTGCGACGAGGTCCTCGGGCGGCTCCTCGCGGGATCCGCCCAGGACGACGTGGCGATGCTCCTCGCCCGCACCATCCGCTGA
- a CDS encoding phosphoenolpyruvate hydrolase family protein — translation MTTISRQDVLDRLRAQVAAGRPIVGAGAGTGLSAKCAEAGGVDLLIIYNSGRYRMAGRGSLAGLLPYGDANAIVQDMAREVLPVVRDTPVLAGVCGTDPFRRMDLFLDELKAMGFAGVQNFPTVGLYDGTFRVNLEETGMGYGLEVDMVRAAHERDLLTAPYVFDPEQAADMAAAGADVLVPHVGLTTKGAIGAGTAMTLDRAAAAVQEMHDAAKRVNPDVLVLCHGGPIAEPEDARYVLEHTTGVVGFFGASSIERLPTERAITEQTRAFKALATG, via the coding sequence GTGACCACCATCAGCCGTCAGGACGTGCTCGACCGGCTCCGCGCCCAGGTCGCCGCGGGCCGCCCGATCGTCGGCGCGGGCGCGGGAACCGGCCTCTCCGCCAAGTGCGCCGAGGCCGGCGGGGTCGACCTGCTGATCATCTACAACTCCGGCCGCTACCGGATGGCCGGCCGCGGCTCGCTCGCCGGTCTCCTGCCGTACGGGGACGCCAACGCGATCGTCCAGGACATGGCCCGCGAGGTGCTGCCCGTGGTCCGCGACACCCCCGTCCTCGCCGGCGTCTGCGGCACCGACCCGTTCCGCCGCATGGACCTCTTCCTCGACGAGCTCAAGGCCATGGGCTTCGCCGGAGTGCAGAACTTCCCCACGGTCGGCCTGTACGACGGCACCTTCCGGGTCAACCTGGAGGAGACCGGCATGGGGTACGGCCTGGAGGTCGACATGGTCCGCGCCGCCCACGAACGCGACCTGCTCACCGCCCCGTACGTCTTCGACCCCGAGCAGGCCGCCGACATGGCCGCGGCCGGCGCCGACGTCCTGGTGCCCCACGTCGGGCTCACCACCAAGGGGGCCATCGGCGCGGGCACGGCCATGACGCTCGACCGGGCCGCCGCCGCGGTCCAGGAGATGCACGACGCGGCCAAGCGGGTGAACCCCGACGTCCTCGTCCTCTGCCACGGCGGACCCATCGCCGAGCCCGAGGACGCGCGGTACGTCCTGGAGCACACCACCGGCGTCGTCGGCTTCTTCGGAGCCTCGTCGATCGAACGCCTCCCCACGGAGCGGGCCATCACCGAACAGACCCGCGCCTTCAAGGCCCTCGCCACCGGCTGA
- a CDS encoding thiamine pyrophosphate-binding protein codes for MATPPTEGKTFTDGASLTGGEAVVRALAAHGVTDAFGIPGTHNLEIYRHLRAHGIRHVTPRHEQGAGYAADAYARVSGRPGVAITTTGPALLNIAAAVGQAYSDSVPLLVVSPGMPLRHPRQSTGLLHEMRSQTEALRGVAAFSHRVSSVDEIGSAVARAFTLFRTGRPRPVHIEVPLDLLETVEPAGPVRRAPLTGPPAPDPEAVGKAADVLRAARRPALVLGGGARSAAAECAALAEDLGAPAVTTANGKGVIDERHPLSLGVSLHSPAVQKWLADRDVILAVGTELAESDLWGPPPALTGTLIRVDVDPAQMYAGLPADVSLVGDARVLLKALLAACREGTGGVPADPADVRSLRAARDDETRTRDAHWLPYLHAVRRVLAEDAVLTSDSAQCCYYGALPHLPLGPEGRYLHPTGFGTLGYALPAAIGAKTAYPERQVVALSGDGGLQFSVQELATAAQLRLPLPVVVFDNGGYGEIREEMAARGDTPTAVDLPSVDLPALARAYGGRGAVVRSPEELADALAHALSTPGPTVLTVPETVPEAPEVPEESPR; via the coding sequence ATGGCGACCCCGCCCACGGAGGGCAAGACCTTCACCGACGGCGCGTCCCTCACCGGCGGCGAGGCCGTCGTCCGCGCCCTCGCCGCGCACGGCGTCACCGACGCCTTCGGGATCCCCGGCACGCACAACCTGGAGATCTACCGCCACCTCCGGGCCCACGGCATACGCCATGTGACGCCCCGCCACGAACAGGGCGCGGGGTACGCCGCCGACGCGTACGCCCGGGTCTCCGGCCGGCCCGGTGTCGCGATCACCACCACCGGTCCCGCGCTGCTGAACATCGCCGCCGCCGTCGGCCAGGCCTACTCCGACAGCGTGCCGCTGCTCGTCGTCTCCCCCGGCATGCCGCTGCGGCACCCCCGGCAGTCCACCGGACTCCTCCACGAGATGCGCAGCCAGACGGAGGCGCTGCGCGGCGTCGCGGCCTTCAGCCACCGGGTGTCGTCCGTGGACGAGATCGGCTCGGCGGTGGCACGGGCCTTCACCCTCTTCCGTACGGGCCGGCCCCGTCCGGTGCACATCGAGGTGCCGCTCGACCTCCTTGAGACGGTGGAGCCGGCAGGGCCCGTACGGCGTGCGCCGCTCACCGGACCCCCCGCGCCCGACCCGGAGGCGGTGGGGAAGGCGGCCGACGTCCTGCGCGCGGCCCGGCGGCCCGCGCTCGTCCTGGGCGGAGGGGCCCGGTCGGCGGCAGCGGAATGCGCGGCGCTCGCCGAGGACCTCGGCGCGCCGGCCGTGACCACCGCCAACGGCAAAGGCGTGATCGACGAGCGCCACCCGCTCTCGCTGGGCGTGTCGTTGCACAGCCCGGCCGTGCAGAAGTGGCTGGCGGACCGCGACGTAATCCTCGCCGTCGGCACGGAGCTGGCCGAGTCCGACCTCTGGGGTCCGCCACCGGCCCTGACGGGCACCTTGATCCGGGTCGACGTGGACCCCGCCCAGATGTACGCGGGGCTCCCGGCGGACGTGTCCCTGGTGGGCGACGCACGGGTCCTGCTCAAGGCGCTGCTCGCCGCGTGCCGGGAAGGAACCGGCGGCGTCCCCGCGGACCCCGCCGACGTCCGCTCCCTCCGTGCCGCCCGCGACGACGAGACCCGCACCCGCGACGCGCACTGGCTGCCCTACCTCCACGCCGTGCGCCGCGTCCTCGCCGAGGACGCCGTGCTCACCTCCGACAGCGCCCAGTGCTGCTACTACGGCGCACTGCCCCATCTGCCCCTCGGCCCCGAGGGCCGCTATCTGCACCCCACCGGCTTCGGCACCCTCGGCTACGCCCTGCCCGCCGCGATCGGCGCGAAGACCGCGTACCCCGAACGACAGGTCGTCGCCCTCAGCGGCGACGGCGGCCTGCAGTTCTCCGTGCAGGAGCTCGCCACCGCCGCACAGCTCCGGCTCCCGCTTCCCGTCGTGGTCTTCGACAACGGCGGTTACGGCGAGATCCGCGAGGAGATGGCGGCCCGCGGGGACACCCCCACGGCGGTGGACCTGCCCTCCGTCGACCTCCCCGCACTCGCTCGCGCCTACGGCGGCCGGGGCGCGGTGGTCCGTTCGCCGGAGGAGCTCGCCGACGCCCTGGCCCATGCGCTGAGCACTCCCGGACCCACCGTCCTGACCGTTCCCGAAACAGTCCCCGAAGCCCCCGAAGTCCCCGAGGAGTCCCCCCGATGA